GGGCTTTCTTATCGGGGCTATCGCATTGAAGCGCTGGCCGGACAGTCCACGTTTGAAGAAGTCGCCTATCTCTTGCTCTTGGGGCAGTTGCCGGCCCGGGAGAGGCTTGAGGAATTCAAAAAGGATCTGCGCCGCGCCCGAAACCTTTCTGAGCAGGTCCGGCTATTTTTGAAATCAACCGCCCCTTCGGCCCATCCCATGGATGTCTTAAGGACTGCGGTTTCCATCTCCGGCATGGAAGACCCGGATCGAGACTTAAACGACAACCAAGCCAACCACCGAAAAGCGATTCGCCTGATCTCTCAGATCCCGATTTTCCTCGGCGCGTTTAGACAACACGCAAAGGGGCAGAAGGTCATAAGCTCTGATCCCGCCCTCAGCCATCCCGAGTTCATCCTCCATCAGTTGACCGGCCTTCTGCCGGAGCCCGCCGATGTTCGAGCCTTAGAGGTCTCGCTCATCCTTTATGCCGAACACGAGTTCAACGCCTCGACCTTTACCGCCCGTGTGACCGCCTCATCTCTGTCTGATCTGCATTCCGCCGTGATATCCGCCATCGGCTCCTTAAAGGGGCCGCTCCATGGCGGGGCAAACGAAGCGGTGATGACCTTGCTCACGGAGGTCGATCAGGCGGGAGGTCCCGAAAAGGATATCCTGGAGCGTCTTCACCGGAAAGAGCGGATCATGGGATTCGGACATCGTGTCTTAAAGAAGGAAGACCCGCGCTCCAGGATCATGAAAAAAGTTTCTGAATCCCTGGGAGAACGGAAAGGGAATCGAAAGTGGTATACGCTTTCGAAAAAGATCGAAGAGATCATGCTGAGGGAGAAAGGTCTCTATCCAAACCTCGACTTTTATTCCGCGTCAGCTTACACTCTCCTCGGGATTCCCGTGACATTCGACACCCCCCTCTTTGTCTGCAGCCGGATCACCGGCTGGGCGGCCCACATCATCGAACAGCACGATCATAACCGGCTTATCCGCCCCCGTTGCCGGTATATCGGAGAAGAAGAAAGAGAGTACATTCCCCTTAATAAACGAGAACCGATCTCATAAGGGGAAGGGCGGATTTCCTCTGACGAGGAATTCGGGGTTTGCGAGATCAGGCTTGTTATACCGTAAGCGGTTTCCCTCCATGTCGGTCACCGACCCACCGGCCTCAGTCACGACACAATCGGCCGCGGCGGTATCCCATTCCATCGTCCTCCCGTACCGGGGATATAAATGAGCGGCCCCCTCAGCGACAAGGCACAACTTCAAGGAGCTTCCCCTCCGCAGACATTCATAATCTATCTTTTTCTCGAGGAGGCGGGCGGTGATGTCGACCCCGTGTGATCGGCTGATGACGACTCTCAATTTTTGTTTCCTATAGTCGTCTACTTGAATTTGGATAGGGGTTTCTTCCCGGACCTGTTTAAATGCACCGTCTTCATGGGATGCATAGTAGGTGAGGCCCAGTGCAGGCGCGTGGACGACACCGAGGGTCGAAATCCCCTTTTGAATGAGGGCGATATTCACCGTAAAATCGTCGTTTCGTTTGATGAACTCCCGCGTGCCGTCCAAGGGATCAACCAGCCAGCAGGTCTCCCACTTCTGGCGAACCTTAAAAGAAAGCGCTTCCGATTCTTCCGAAATGACGGGGAAGGCGGGCCGATGCGCTTCCAGTCCGGCCTGAATCAGATGATGGGCAGCCATATCCGCGCTTGTGAGGGGGGAGGTATCTTCCTTGTAAGTAATCCCGAAATCGGCCTTAACATAGACCGCCAGGATGGCCTGGCCCGCCCGCTTTGCGATCGCAACCAGTTCGGGTAAAAATGACGACACACTGTGGTCAATATCTGGTTGATGCTTCAAGTTGCTTATCTCCTTAGACTCTGGGACAGTGAGACCTTATGATCGCTGCGAGGAACCTGTCGGTGAAATAAGGAATCTACTGCGATGATGCCAAATAGGCCCATTTCCCAGATAATTCTCGTTAAATAGCCGGGCTCTCCTCCTCAAATTATCCAGAAACTTGCCTCTATTTTTCATGCATCTCGTGACGATCCTATTTCGGCAACAGACTCCTTGCGAACAAGCCGCATAAAATCATCGATCGTATAGAGGCTCTCAAATTCAACCTTTTCCTGTAAAATCCGTTCAGCTCCACCTTCCTTGCGGTCTATCAAGGAGATCACCTTTGCGACCGTGAATCCGGACTCTCTTAAGGCCTTCAGTGCCCTGATCGTTGATCCACCCGTGGTGACCACGTCCTCCACAACGACCAGTTTGGCCCCTTCCTTTAATGCCCCCTCAACCTGTTGCCCGCTCCCATGTTCCTTCGGTTCTTTGCGGACAATAAACGCGGGAATCGGTTTTTTTCTAATGAAACTGACCACGGATACCGCCGTTGCAATTGGATCGGCACCCAGTGTCATACCTCCAATCCCTTCTATCGCTTCCATGGCCCTGACCCTCTCAAAAATTTCCTCTCCGATGAGATAGGCCCCTTCTGCATCAAGTGAGACTTTCTTACAGTCAATATAAAATGAGCTCATTTTTCTGGAAGTCAGTTGAAAGGACGGCTCTTCAGAATAACGAAAGGCCCGTTGAAAGAGGAGATCAAGCAGCTTTTGCCGGGAGGAGTGAAAGGACATGCCTATGCCTATCGAATTGGGCTGATTTTGTCAAGTCGATAAGGCCCAAAAGAGGATATTCACAGAGGGCACTGCATTTCTTGGCAGACCAAGGCTGATATGCTAACATGCAAACTTCAACCTGATTAAAAAGAAAATCACAAAAGCCCCCGTAGCTCAGGTGGATAGAGCAACGGTTTCCTAAATCGTGTGTCGGGTGTTCGAATCACCCCGGGGGCACCATAAAATCAATAACTTAGAGGGTTCCTGGAGAGACAAAATCCGCGATTGTGATCAGGATTGTGCTCACTCGGGCAAACTGATGTGGATCTCTTCTGGATTTCTCGCTGAATTTGCTAATCCCTCCTGGAGTAAAATCGCCGCATTGGAAAGATCTGTTTCATCCACAATGTCATAGCGGTCAAAAACCGACCGGGTCTTATGCCCGGTGATTTCCATTGCCACTCTCTCTGAGATTCCAGCCCTCACCATATTCCGAACCGCCGTTCTTCGAAGGTCATGAAAGAGTTTCCCCTTTAGGCCAACCCGTTCACAGATTTTATCCCATGTCCGATGGGGGATTCTTCTTAATCGTTCCCCTTTGTAA
This genomic interval from Candidatus Manganitrophaceae bacterium contains the following:
- a CDS encoding citrate synthase (catalyzes the formation of citrate from acetyl-CoA and oxaloacetate) produces the protein MSSEEIHDGLEGIRAGNSAICHVDHESGGLSYRGYRIEALAGQSTFEEVAYLLLLGQLPARERLEEFKKDLRRARNLSEQVRLFLKSTAPSAHPMDVLRTAVSISGMEDPDRDLNDNQANHRKAIRLISQIPIFLGAFRQHAKGQKVISSDPALSHPEFILHQLTGLLPEPADVRALEVSLILYAEHEFNASTFTARVTASSLSDLHSAVISAIGSLKGPLHGGANEAVMTLLTEVDQAGGPEKDILERLHRKERIMGFGHRVLKKEDPRSRIMKKVSESLGERKGNRKWYTLSKKIEEIMLREKGLYPNLDFYSASAYTLLGIPVTFDTPLFVCSRITGWAAHIIEQHDHNRLIRPRCRYIGEEEREYIPLNKREPIS
- the cysQ gene encoding 3'(2'),5'-bisphosphate nucleotidase CysQ, translating into MDHSVSSFLPELVAIAKRAGQAILAVYVKADFGITYKEDTSPLTSADMAAHHLIQAGLEAHRPAFPVISEESEALSFKVRQKWETCWLVDPLDGTREFIKRNDDFTVNIALIQKGISTLGVVHAPALGLTYYASHEDGAFKQVREETPIQIQVDDYRKQKLRVVISRSHGVDITARLLEKKIDYECLRRGSSLKLCLVAEGAAHLYPRYGRTMEWDTAAADCVVTEAGGSVTDMEGNRLRYNKPDLANPEFLVRGNPPFPL
- the pyrE gene encoding orotate phosphoribosyltransferase; this encodes MSFHSSRQKLLDLLFQRAFRYSEEPSFQLTSRKMSSFYIDCKKVSLDAEGAYLIGEEIFERVRAMEAIEGIGGMTLGADPIATAVSVVSFIRKKPIPAFIVRKEPKEHGSGQQVEGALKEGAKLVVVEDVVTTGGSTIRALKALRESGFTVAKVISLIDRKEGGAERILQEKVEFESLYTIDDFMRLVRKESVAEIGSSRDA